One genomic window of Elaeis guineensis isolate ETL-2024a chromosome 2, EG11, whole genome shotgun sequence includes the following:
- the LOC105047375 gene encoding RNA-binding protein involved in heterochromatin assembly dri1-like, with product MNRKPGDWNCRSCDYVNFCRRDSCQRCGEPKLGVDRPDYTSSSGVWDVKPGDWYCLCGVRNFASRPKCLKCGAAKDDSSAAVAQSWGFGYGAPTGWKSGDWICTRSGCNKHNFANRMECHWCNAPRDYGAGY from the exons ATGAACAGGAAGCCAGGAGACTGGAACTGCAGGTCATGCGATTATGTTAACTTCTGCCGGCGGGACTCATGCCAGAGATGTGGGGAGCCAAAGCTGGGCGTCGACCGGCCCGACTACACGAGCAGCAGTGGGGTATGGGACGTGAAGCCTGGTGACTGGTACTGCTTATGCGGTGTCCGCAACTTTGCAAGCCGCCCCAAATGCTTGAAGTGTGGTGCGGCCAAGGATGACTCCAGCGCGGCGGTGGCTCAGTCTTGGGGGTTTGGATATGGTGCCCCGACTGGCTGGAAATCAGGCGACTGGATTTGCACCAG ATCGGGGTGCAACAAGCACAACTTTGCAAACAGGATGGAATGCCATTGGTGCAACGCACCAAGGGACTATG GCGCAGGATACTAA